Genomic segment of Mastomys coucha isolate ucsf_1 unplaced genomic scaffold, UCSF_Mcou_1 pScaffold23, whole genome shotgun sequence:
ACAGGGAAGAAAGGACAGCAGAAAGAGCCAGGGGCCAGCTCTGCCCAGGCCTTGGGCACCCTTCCCAGCAGTTCCATGTAGGGACCAGGACccgccagaggacaacttgagagtTCGGGAGTCAGGTCCTAGAGAAGTGATGTGAAGTACCCACATTCAGCTCCGACCATAGCAAACCCCTACCTCAGAGAGCATCAGAGAACATTTGCCTCCTAGAGGGGTTCTGCAGACAGAGGGGAGAAGTCTTATCAATGTTACAAAGGTCCCCGGGGGTCTGGCAGCTCTACCAATTTTTGAGTGACATCTTAAGggatagagaaggaaaggaggggacaGTCTGGCCAGATGAACCACAGGACACCTtgtgaaatttgaatttcagataaacacattttctttctttttttttttatagatctttttttttcttttagatttattttatttattttatgtgtatgagtacactgtagctgtatagatggccatgatccatcatgtatgtggctgctgggaattgaactcaggacctctgtggcccccgcttgctccagcctgcttgctccggccctgttcgctccagcataattcattgtagctgtcttcagacacaccagaagagggcatcagatctcattacgggtggttgtaagctactatgtggttgctgggatccgaactcaggacctctggaagagcagtcagtgctcttacctgctgagccatctcgccacccCAATAAACATTTTCTGAGTCTAATTTAATATATGGTTGGTATGTGCTCATGCTGAAAGTTAGTTCAGTGGGGGTTGGATCAGTACTGCCCTTCCAGAAGACCCGAGTCAGGTTCCTGTACCTATGTGAGAAGGCTTACAGCTACCTGTACCCGCAGCCCCAGGGCAACCACCCTTCTGGTGTCTTTGGTGCTAACACACATGTGGCATTCACTCATAGAGTCAGacacatacaaatgaataaaaataacacaaataaatcTTCAACAATTAGCTCATCTTTCTCTGAATTCTATTTGactttttttagttttatatctgtctgacatttatttattttttttaaaagatttatttattatatgtaagtacactgtaactgtcttcagacacaccagaagagggcgacagatctcattacggatggttgtgagccaccatgtggttgctgggatttgaactcaggacctttggaagagtggtcagtgctcttaaccgctaagccatttctccaaccctaacatttacttatttatggagtgtgtatgtatactatACATGTactgtggatgtcagaagacaacctgcaggagttgCTTTTTCTtataccatgtgggtcctggggaacaAATTCAGACTTGGCGGCAAGCATCTTCACccctgagccaccttgctggccctttttgtttgttttgttttttttgagacagtgtctcagacAGCCTAGGCTAACCTTTAGCTACTACATAGTGGCTAACTTTGGAATCCCAATccccctgccttcacctcccaagtgttgggattacaagcacacactaTCACACTGTGTCTCTATGGGGTTTTGGAGATCAGGTGGGGCAAAACAAGGGAAAGAGAATAGGGAGGTCAGGGAGCTCGATGTTGGGGTGCCTGCACAACATGCACAAGGTTCCAGTTCATCCccaagatggggtgggggaggagaatggaatgaaaagaggaggaggagggcagaggtgGGGTGAGCACCTGCTACTGACTTCCTCTCCCAACTGTGTGTAGAGTACAAGGAATGCTTCTCCCTGTACGACAAGCAGCAAAGAGGGAAGATTAAGGCCACAGATCTTCTGGTGTCCATGAGGTGCCTAGGAGCCAGCCCCACGCCTGGGGAAGTGCAGCGGCACCTGCAGACTCATGGGATTGGTGAGTGGGTGGTTCGGGTGGGCTTGTGAAGGGCCTAGCTGGGAGAAAGCTCAGAGGCCCGAGGTACTGGCGGTAGTGTGCCTCCCCAGTCTGAACCGTAGAGGTAGCTAGCTGGCCATGTATACTGTGTTTCATCCCACAGGGTCTCATGTCCCACCCAGTCTGTCACAGCCCCCAAGAAAGCATGCTAACACTGGTCCCggtgggtttttttctctctgattttatttgaaatagggtctcatgtagcctaggctcgTCTTGAACTCACCTTTTGCTAGCCCAGGGTGACACCgagttcctgatcctcctgcctccacttcccaagtgctgggctcacAGATGTGTACTATCATACCCAGCTCCTATATTTATGGGGAAAAAGCCTTTCGCAGGGGGTTTGGCATGTGCTTAGTGAAAACATCCAAGTTGTGTGGGCCCTATCCAACCGTGTCCTAAACAAAGACACATCCCAGAGCCAGTAAGGTGCCTGGGTTCTGGAGCCAATAGAGGACTCAAGATCAGGACTCGATTCTTCTGATTTCATTGGCTGACCTAGAAATTGTAACAAGGCTGCTAAGCTGGAAGGAAACGGAGCCCGAGTATTACCAAacagctctctctgctgctgtcatTAAGGGagactttctctcttttttgacTGGAAATATGAGACTTTTATAATCAAAACCAAactgtgtttctttatttttaggaaTGAAAAGCTCAGGGAGTGATGTCTACCAGGATGTATACACTGGGGACTGGACACTAGAGGGTGAGGGATGGGGGAAAACAAGCCCAGAGCACTTGACCTGAAGCCTGAGTCCTCAGCACCTGGACTTCAGAGTCCTGTCTCTCAGATGGGTTCTCACCATCTGCTAGGGTTACTGGAGGCCACAGGAGCATCTCCTCCCACAGGCCAGAGCCCAGGGGGCAGAAACCTGAGCTCTCCATTTCACGCTCTGAAGGGGCAGGAGCTGCCTTAGCTTCTCTATTCcttagaaaggaagaagcagtCAGGGGCATTCCCATTTGTTGTGCTAAGTGGTGTGAGGGTCCTTGTCCTTCCAGAAGGGTGGAGCCTGAGGCCTTGGGAAGGTAGTGGAGTGGTAAGGCAGAGACCAGGGCTTCAGACTCACACATCTTTGGTGGATCTGGTGCCTGCCAAGAGGAGAATGGACATACTGACCTGGACTAGGTTCCCTCCATTTTGGAAGCAtgggagagagcagaggaggaggctCCCTCCATCTGGTCCTGTGCCATGATTCAATACTCTAAGTTACTGTCTCCTTAGCAAGCAAGATTTGGGGAGGGATTAATAATCATGCTGTCTTGGTTGTGTCCTTCCTCTGCCAcgcccccatccccacccccattgctatgataaaataccatgactaaagcaacttaagaagagaaggtttagccaggcagtggtggcacacgcctttaatcccagcacttgggaggcagaggcaggaagatttctgagttcgaggctagcctggtctacagagtgagttccaggacagccagggctatacagtgaaaccctacctcgaaaacaaacaaaaaacaaaacaaaaacaaaaaccaaacaaaccttcCCACCAGCTCACTGTTTTGTGGGCTTTCCTAGACAAGCACGGAGAGCTGGATTTCTCCACCTTCCTGACCATTATGCACATGCAAATCAAGCAAGAAGacccaaagaaagaaatccttcTGGCCATGCTGATGGCAGACAAGGAGAAGAAAGGTTACATCATGGCATCCGAGCTGCGGTCGAAACTCATGAAACTGGGAGAGAAGCTCACTCACAAGGAAGGTACCCGCCTGGCCGGCTGAGCCATCTGGGAAGGGTTAGGGAACTGTGGGGAGGGCGGTGTTGTGTAGCCCACCTGAGGGAGGCTGTGAGGACAGCAAGATGATGGATAGCCCAGAAGCTTGAGAG
This window contains:
- the Calml4 gene encoding calmodulin-like protein 4 isoform X1, with amino-acid sequence MSLDGRASSVQLESDSHGVGPSLHGSGGFITRPPPSLLDFGLQAGVKRTKHSSRSKGCLRMAKFLSQDQINEYKECFSLYDKQQRGKIKATDLLVSMRCLGASPTPGEVQRHLQTHGIDKHGELDFSTFLTIMHMQIKQEDPKKEILLAMLMADKEKKGYIMASELRSKLMKLGEKLTHKEVDDLFKEAGIEPNGQVKYDTFIQKITLPVQDY
- the Calml4 gene encoding calmodulin-like protein 4 isoform X3, with amino-acid sequence MRCLGASPTPGEVQRHLQTHGIDKHGELDFSTFLTIMHMQIKQEDPKKEILLAMLMADKEKKGYIMASELRSKLMKLGEKLTHKEVDDLFKEAGIEPNGQVKYDTFIQKITLPVQDY